One region of Miscanthus floridulus cultivar M001 chromosome 19, ASM1932011v1, whole genome shotgun sequence genomic DNA includes:
- the LOC136525981 gene encoding C2 and GRAM domain-containing protein At1g03370-like, with the protein MRDPYAKAQLGKQRAKTKVVRKTLCPAWDEEFAFRVGDLRDNLLVSVLHEDRYFADDVLGQVKEKFVSAFLWLKTTLKRRRHLHIGPQMTLHQIQTNQLNW; encoded by the exons ATGCGGGACCCCTACGCCAAGGCGCAGCTCGGCAAGCAGCGGGCCAAGACCAAGGTGGTGCGCAAGACGCTCTGCCCCGCCTGGGACGAGGAGTTCGCCTTCCGGGTCGGGGACCTCAGGGACAACCTCCTCGTCTCCGTGCTCCACGAGGACCGCTACTTCGCCGACGACGTCCTCGGCCAGGTCAAG GAGAAATTCGTCTCAGCGTTTCTCTGGCTCAAAACTACTCTGAAGAGACGACGGCACTTGCACATTGGGCCTCAGATGACCTTGCATCAAATTCAGACAAATCAACTGAACTGGTGA